A stretch of Blautia liquoris DNA encodes these proteins:
- the pflA gene encoding pyruvate formate-lyase-activating protein, which yields MNTNNQIKGAVHSIESFGSVDGPGVRFVVFLQGCRMRCQFCHNPDTWSMDSENMVSADALLERALRYRTYWGNDGGITVSGGEPLLQIDFLIEFFQRAKKAGVHTVIDTAGSVFSRNETFLKKFRTLMDVTDLILLDIKEIDDKRHKVLTGCSNRSILDMAGYLSEIDKPVWIRHVLVPERNDYDEDLVRLDQFVSSLGNVKRFEVLPYHTMGIYKWKELGIPYQLKTIQPPTQERVENANKLLHTASYIGYLNKSDQ from the coding sequence ATGAATACAAACAATCAGATCAAGGGAGCAGTACACTCTATCGAGAGTTTTGGTTCGGTTGATGGCCCGGGTGTCCGTTTCGTCGTATTTTTGCAGGGCTGCCGCATGCGCTGTCAGTTCTGCCACAACCCGGATACCTGGTCCATGGATTCTGAGAATATGGTATCGGCCGATGCACTCTTAGAACGTGCTCTCCGCTATCGTACCTACTGGGGAAACGACGGCGGTATCACAGTCAGCGGCGGAGAACCTTTGCTCCAGATTGATTTCCTGATTGAATTCTTTCAAAGGGCTAAAAAAGCAGGCGTCCATACAGTCATTGATACTGCCGGAAGCGTTTTCAGCCGAAATGAAACCTTCCTGAAAAAGTTCCGTACACTTATGGACGTCACAGATTTGATTCTTCTTGATATCAAGGAAATTGATGATAAAAGGCATAAAGTACTGACCGGATGCAGCAACCGAAGCATTCTCGATATGGCCGGATACCTTTCCGAAATTGATAAACCTGTCTGGATTCGTCATGTTCTCGTACCTGAGCGTAACGACTATGATGAGGATCTGGTACGGCTGGACCAATTCGTATCATCACTTGGAAATGTAAAAAGATTTGAGGTACTGCCTTACCACACAATGGGAATCTATAAATGGAAAGAACTGGGTATTCCTTATCAGTTAAAGACAATACAACCGCCGACACAAGAACGTGTGGAAAATGCAAATAAGCTGCTTCACACAGCATCCTATATAGGATACCTCAATAAATCCGATCAATAA